A single region of the Microlunatus panaciterrae genome encodes:
- the rpsJ gene encoding 30S ribosomal protein S10, which yields MAGQKIRIRLKAYDHEVIDSSARKIVDTVTRTGAKVAGPVPLPTEKNVFCVIRSPHKYKDSREHFEMRTHKRLIDIIDPTPKTVDSLMRLDLPAGVDIEIKL from the coding sequence GTGGCGGGACAAAAGATCCGCATCAGGCTTAAGGCCTATGACCACGAGGTCATCGACTCGTCGGCGCGCAAGATCGTCGACACGGTGACTCGTACGGGTGCGAAGGTTGCCGGCCCGGTGCCGCTGCCGACCGAGAAGAACGTGTTCTGCGTGATCCGTTCTCCGCACAAGTACAAGGACAGCCGCGAGCACTTCGAGATGCGTACGCACAAGCGGCTCATCGACATCATCGACCCCACCCCGAAGACCGTCGACTCGCTGATGCGGCTCGACCTCCCCGCGGGTGTCGACATCGAGATC
- a CDS encoding cupin domain-containing protein — translation MKEHAADHTAVPLSDHAVELLDEAGGSPAQRAARTLISGSVQRVTMIALLAGAELAEHASPSGASLQVLRGEASLLAGDRVWPLRAGELIAIPPQRHSVQAQTDAVLLLTVAID, via the coding sequence ATGAAGGAACACGCAGCAGACCACACAGCCGTTCCGCTCAGCGACCACGCTGTCGAACTGCTGGACGAGGCCGGCGGTTCGCCCGCCCAGCGGGCCGCCCGGACGCTGATCAGCGGCAGCGTGCAGCGGGTCACCATGATCGCGTTGCTGGCCGGCGCCGAGCTCGCCGAGCATGCCTCGCCGTCCGGGGCGTCGTTGCAGGTGCTCCGCGGGGAGGCCAGCTTGCTGGCGGGGGATCGGGTGTGGCCGCTGCGGGCCGGTGAGCTGATCGCGATTCCACCCCAGCGGCACAGCGTGCAGGCGCAGACCGATGCGGTACTGCTGCTCACGGTCGCCATCGACTGA